A window of Argopecten irradians isolate NY chromosome 14, Ai_NY, whole genome shotgun sequence contains these coding sequences:
- the LOC138307950 gene encoding uncharacterized protein: MGGFASSVVFCLGFLVCLVHYVCPFVVTPGARVLSNQGRPTIRYGLSQRQQGFNFPVSGKTYVATASNIATPSIAMSRNIISAPAFTSHGPRSGFLTTISSGRSQTANQGYMLRRSLTAVPSMTALTAMRPSFRQLTTSMSQRPAGHIYTVAPYTVRSMTPSVISGGYLRQLTRNPTAITSPMIGQSRQLIGRAGTAISGGSVSRGSAIRGMTTTGTSVKKPYKPTIVVVPPKPAVKKYKKTIIKKTKPYKKSSKKYIKKSTTKKSYRKKSRSSKDKARRKAELRAKLAALKAKRRLKKKKYVA; encoded by the coding sequence atGTGTGCCCATTCGTTGTGACACCAGGTGCCCGGGTATTAAGTAATCAAGGAAGGCCAACTATACGTTATGGCTTGTCACAGAGGCAGCAAGGCTTCAATTTTCCAGTCAGTGGTAAAACCTACGTTGCCACTGCTTCGAATATTGCTACCCCCAGTATTGCAATGAGCCGCAACATTATCAGCGCGCCAGCTTTTACCAGCCATGGACCGCGAAGTGGTTTCCTCACAACAATTTCATCAGGTAGAAGTCAGACAGCAAATCAAGGTTATATGCTCAGGAGATCTCTAACAGCCGTTCCGTCTATGACCGCTTTAACAGCAATGCGGCCGTCGTTTAGACAACTGACAACGTCGATGTCGCAGCGTCCAGCTGGACATATATACACAGTCGCACCATATACAGTGAGATCAATGACACCATCGGTCATATCAGGAGGGTACCTGCGCCAATTAACTAGGAATCCCACGGCAATAACGTCACCGATGATAGGACAGAGTCGTCAATTGATTGGACGGGCAGGCACGGCAATCTCAGGAGGATCTGTGTCAAGAGGTTCTGCAATAAGGGGAATGACTACAACTGGTACATCAGTAAAGAAGCCTTACAAGCCAACTATCGTGGTCGTCCCCCCAAAGCCAGCTGTCaagaaatataagaaaacaatTATCAAGAAAACTAAACCATATAAAAAATCGTCAAAGAAATATATTAAGAAATCAACAACCAAAAAGAGCTACCGCAAGAAGAGCCGTAGCAGTAAAGATAAAGCGAGACGAAAGGCTGAACTAAGAGCAAAACTAGCAGCCTTAAAAGCAAAGAGGCGACTGAAAAAGAAGAAGTATGTTGCTTAA